A stretch of Paracoccus aminophilus JCM 7686 DNA encodes these proteins:
- a CDS encoding type VI secretion system Vgr family protein: MSTSLRQTDRLGHLTTVLGPDVLVLLRFDGSDHLSELFEYRVEALSAERDLDFDSLMGTHASVTIEGREGARHFDGIVTQARWIGSGENGHRYDLTLRPWFWLAGRRRNQRIFHNKTVTQILQELFADYASLGDPAFDFALTGDYPVLEYTVQYRESDLDFARRQMERHGISFFFRHAEGSHTLVLTDDVSSHPNVGAREFKPFDAHHQAEGEHFWEWAPERNITTGAVRLTDFNFKTPLAAMEVDRQGDAAHAQGKIESFDYPGDYLDRGRGKTVVGLRNDGERGGDKRHRAAGDCISLGSGMQVSLSGDPVPGTGETYLVLSSSYHFLSEAYGSGSPASDGYAFNGAWTMMPASAPMTPPRRTAVPVVQGPQTAMVVGDGEIDCDEFGRILVRFHWDLKDAYSMRCRVSQNWAGAGWGGMVIPRIGMEVVVEFLEGDPDKPLVTGCVYNGKNNVPYDLPANKTVSTFRTDTHEGTGYNELRFEDQSGREEIFLHAQRDHNTVIEQDESHSIGHDRAKAVGNNQSESIGHDKAISVGNDHRETIGQDMYYQVGRNQQENYGKDHIHRVGNIHKQTIFADHLYEAGRNFEGEVLGRYTLDVGKSITNNTRVHTLMAFEKMQIKGPGGKITIDATGITLEAPTIWLKGQVITGGTGGAQVPTLLAAARDGLPLCEECAKFEEES, encoded by the coding sequence ATGTCAACGAGCTTGCGCCAAACTGACCGTCTCGGGCATCTGACGACGGTTTTAGGCCCGGATGTTCTGGTTCTCTTGCGCTTTGACGGGTCGGACCACCTGAGCGAGCTCTTCGAATACCGCGTCGAGGCCCTGTCCGCCGAGCGTGACCTCGATTTCGACAGCCTCATGGGCACCCATGCCAGCGTCACCATCGAGGGCCGCGAGGGCGCGCGCCATTTCGACGGCATCGTCACGCAAGCGCGCTGGATCGGCTCGGGCGAGAACGGGCATCGCTATGATCTGACGCTGCGCCCGTGGTTTTGGCTCGCGGGGCGTCGGCGCAACCAGCGGATTTTCCACAATAAAACCGTGACGCAAATCCTGCAGGAGCTTTTCGCCGATTATGCCTCGCTTGGCGATCCGGCTTTCGATTTCGCGTTAACCGGCGATTATCCGGTGCTGGAATATACTGTCCAGTATCGCGAATCCGACCTCGATTTCGCCCGGCGCCAGATGGAGCGGCACGGGATCTCCTTCTTCTTCCGCCATGCCGAGGGCAGCCATACCCTCGTTCTGACCGATGATGTCTCCAGCCATCCGAATGTCGGCGCGCGCGAATTCAAACCCTTCGATGCCCATCACCAGGCCGAGGGCGAACATTTCTGGGAATGGGCTCCGGAAAGGAACATCACCACCGGCGCGGTGCGCCTGACCGATTTCAACTTCAAGACCCCGCTTGCCGCGATGGAGGTCGACCGGCAGGGCGATGCCGCCCATGCACAGGGCAAGATCGAAAGCTTCGACTATCCCGGCGATTATCTCGATCGCGGGCGCGGCAAGACCGTGGTCGGGCTGCGCAATGACGGCGAACGCGGCGGCGACAAGCGCCACCGTGCGGCGGGCGATTGCATCTCGCTGGGATCGGGGATGCAGGTCTCGCTCTCGGGCGATCCGGTGCCGGGCACGGGCGAGACCTATCTCGTGCTCTCTTCGAGCTATCATTTCCTGAGCGAGGCCTATGGATCGGGCTCGCCGGCAAGCGACGGCTATGCCTTCAACGGCGCCTGGACGATGATGCCGGCCTCGGCGCCAATGACGCCGCCGCGCCGCACTGCCGTGCCCGTGGTTCAGGGCCCGCAGACCGCGATGGTGGTCGGCGATGGCGAGATCGATTGCGACGAATTCGGCCGCATCCTCGTGCGGTTCCACTGGGATCTGAAGGACGCCTATTCGATGCGCTGCCGCGTGTCGCAGAACTGGGCGGGCGCGGGCTGGGGCGGCATGGTCATCCCCCGCATCGGCATGGAGGTCGTGGTCGAATTCCTCGAAGGCGATCCCGACAAGCCGCTCGTCACCGGTTGCGTCTATAACGGCAAGAACAACGTTCCCTACGATCTGCCCGCCAATAAGACGGTCAGCACCTTTCGCACCGACACCCATGAGGGCACCGGCTATAACGAGCTGCGTTTCGAGGATCAGTCGGGCCGCGAAGAGATTTTCCTGCACGCGCAACGCGACCACAACACCGTGATCGAGCAAGACGAAAGCCATTCGATCGGTCACGACCGTGCCAAGGCCGTGGGCAACAACCAAAGCGAATCCATCGGTCATGACAAGGCGATCTCGGTCGGCAATGACCACCGCGAGACCATCGGTCAGGACATGTATTATCAGGTCGGCCGCAACCAGCAGGAAAACTACGGCAAGGATCACATCCACCGCGTCGGCAATATCCACAAACAGACGATCTTCGCGGATCATCTCTATGAAGCCGGGCGGAATTTCGAGGGCGAGGTGCTGGGGCGCTACACGCTGGATGTCGGCAAGTCGATCACCAACAACACCCGCGTCCATACGCTGATGGCCTTCGAGAAGATGCAGATCAAGGGCCCCGGCGGCAAGATCACCATCGATGCAACCGGGATCACACTCGAGGCGCCGACGATCTGGCTGAAGGGCCAAGTCATCACCGGCGGCACCGGTGGCGCGCAGGTGCCGACGCTGCTTGCCGCTGCACGCGACGGGCTGCCGCTGTGCGAGGAATGCGCCAAGTTCGAGGAAGAAAGCTGA
- a CDS encoding dienelactone hydrolase family protein, whose protein sequence is MRKRVLIGGLIVLGVLIAALAGNTARNAARWQPLTETPTERAALLAPGWRLVKPEGPGPFKAAVLMSGCDGVHDNMDLWAGEMVRLGRAALIVDSHGPRGLDQLQAWRAVCAGQVLTGAERAGDIAVAIKALSSLPEIDPHEIALIGASHGGWSVMELLDLLGSDAPPPGLSDWPEPRAVLSARIGPAVMLYPYCGLLSGAAEARWPAQVRGLMLLSQNDSIVDPQKCRTMSEGLIALGDEVEVVTLAGADHGFDQNDRSFLSTLKFDQGLVDQAKALIVPFILEYGSR, encoded by the coding sequence ATGCGCAAACGGGTCCTGATCGGTGGGCTGATCGTTCTGGGGGTGCTGATCGCCGCGCTTGCGGGCAATACCGCGCGCAATGCCGCGCGCTGGCAGCCGCTGACCGAGACCCCGACCGAGCGCGCCGCGCTGCTCGCCCCGGGCTGGCGGCTGGTGAAGCCCGAGGGGCCGGGCCCGTTCAAGGCGGCCGTGCTGATGTCGGGCTGCGACGGGGTCCACGACAATATGGATCTCTGGGCGGGCGAAATGGTCCGGCTTGGCCGCGCGGCGCTGATCGTCGACAGCCACGGCCCGCGCGGGCTTGATCAGTTGCAGGCCTGGCGCGCGGTTTGCGCGGGGCAGGTGCTGACCGGGGCCGAGCGGGCGGGCGATATTGCGGTTGCGATCAAGGCGCTCAGCTCGCTGCCCGAGATCGACCCGCATGAGATCGCGCTGATCGGGGCCTCGCATGGCGGCTGGTCGGTGATGGAGCTTCTCGACCTTCTCGGCAGCGACGCGCCCCCGCCCGGCCTCTCGGATTGGCCCGAGCCGCGCGCGGTGCTGTCCGCCCGGATCGGCCCGGCGGTGATGCTCTACCCCTACTGTGGCCTCTTGAGCGGCGCGGCCGAGGCGCGCTGGCCCGCGCAGGTGCGCGGCCTGATGCTGCTGTCGCAAAATGACAGCATCGTCGATCCGCAGAAATGCCGGACGATGTCCGAGGGCCTGATCGCTCTGGGCGATGAGGTCGAGGTCGTGACGCTCGCCGGGGCGGATCACGGTTTTGACCAGAATGACCGCTCGTTCCTGTCGACGCTGAAATTCGATCAAGGGCTGGTCGATCAGGCCAAGGCGCTGATTGTGCCCTTCATTCTGGAATATGGATCGCGCTGA
- a CDS encoding sensor histidine kinase encodes MRGKSYFLPTGAAICGFVLLFLYAFVQLVEIQHRITTKVGENMLWAIYQAEREALRLQEALVGAKLHLATDDEIRLRLDILYSRITLLKEPPQAAWVTHLGATSRIEENARRVDALAALIDAAPSPSAVDLNQARAILRPILSDMGELANQTMIGEQNERVAQWQEERQSMYLIMAALVGTLLAGAFLSWRLVLTMRATERAGEELRQHKIHLEDLVSKRTDKLNAALATERHAKEVYRSFITTVSHQFRTPLAIIDMVAQRLIRRPEKFTTAEIAEKARRIRSATQRLNQLVTSVTRVAKLDGGDVAISRKPHDLNEILRSAAAFNAEFEPHRRIELDLASDPLVCDCDPALIEQVALNLISNAIKYSDDLTVIRIRSWCAERRCCCAISDHGIGIPAADQNRIFERFFRAGNASLLVGSGLGLNLSHTIIELHGGRLNFHSVESEGTTFTFDLPASSDLKEV; translated from the coding sequence ATGAGAGGGAAAAGCTACTTCCTGCCCACCGGGGCGGCGATCTGTGGCTTTGTCCTGCTGTTCCTCTACGCTTTCGTCCAGCTTGTCGAAATCCAGCACCGGATCACGACCAAGGTCGGCGAGAACATGCTCTGGGCAATCTATCAGGCCGAGCGCGAGGCTTTGCGGCTTCAAGAGGCCTTGGTCGGTGCAAAGCTGCATCTGGCCACGGATGATGAGATCCGGCTTCGCCTCGATATCCTTTACAGCCGCATCACCCTGCTGAAAGAGCCGCCTCAGGCCGCCTGGGTTACCCATCTTGGCGCGACATCGCGCATCGAGGAAAATGCCCGCCGCGTCGACGCATTGGCGGCTCTGATCGACGCGGCGCCATCGCCCTCTGCGGTCGATCTGAACCAAGCGCGCGCCATCTTGCGGCCGATTCTTTCGGATATGGGCGAACTCGCCAATCAAACGATGATCGGTGAGCAGAATGAACGGGTCGCGCAATGGCAAGAGGAACGCCAGAGCATGTATCTGATCATGGCCGCTCTGGTTGGCACGCTTCTGGCGGGCGCCTTCCTGTCCTGGCGGCTGGTCCTGACGATGCGGGCGACCGAACGCGCAGGCGAAGAGCTGCGCCAGCACAAGATCCATCTCGAAGATCTGGTGAGCAAACGCACCGACAAGCTCAATGCGGCTTTGGCGACCGAGCGCCATGCCAAAGAGGTTTATCGCAGCTTCATCACCACCGTCTCGCATCAGTTTCGAACCCCGCTTGCGATCATTGACATGGTTGCGCAGCGCCTGATCCGACGGCCCGAGAAGTTCACCACCGCCGAAATCGCCGAAAAGGCGCGGCGCATCCGCTCGGCGACGCAGAGGCTGAACCAATTGGTCACCAGCGTCACCCGCGTCGCAAAGCTCGACGGCGGCGATGTGGCGATTTCGCGTAAGCCGCATGATCTCAATGAGATCCTGCGTTCTGCCGCCGCCTTCAACGCCGAATTCGAGCCCCATCGCCGAATCGAGCTTGATCTTGCGTCCGACCCTTTGGTTTGTGATTGCGACCCGGCGCTGATCGAGCAGGTCGCGCTGAATCTTATCTCGAATGCAATCAAATATTCCGACGATCTGACCGTGATCCGCATCCGCAGCTGGTGCGCGGAACGGCGGTGCTGCTGCGCGATCAGTGATCACGGAATCGGTATTCCGGCAGCGGATCAAAATCGGATCTTCGAGCGTTTTTTCCGTGCGGGCAACGCATCGCTGCTGGTTGGCTCTGGCCTCGGGCTCAATCTGTCACATACGATCATCGAGCTGCATGGGGGACGCCTGAACTTTCATTCTGTCGAAAGCGAGGGCACGACCTTTACCTTTGACCTGCCTGCTTCCTCTGACCTGAAGGAGGTCTGA
- a CDS encoding lysylphosphatidylglycerol synthase domain-containing protein — MAGQCGNSSRWKRFLWPVIGLTAISISFWLLTKELRGMSWHVLWLDLRAIPSQHWLMILICTLGCYLILAAYDGLALQHLHKKVGYLFIALCSLSSYALSHTLGASAFTGAVIRYRAYSTKGLSAAEVGVLATFCSLTFALGVMMLLGALYLLVPALDDRFSTLLSGPTVRWIAFGLLALVIFYLIGSALKLPDLIIRNFRISYPSLSIALKQVVVAPVELFFAGGILYFALPALGNPGYFVVLGVFVVGFTLALLSHAPGGIGVFELAVITALPEFPPETVLAALLVFRLCYFLIPLAIGLLTVAYFEHQQLKTVDAQPNDPPTP, encoded by the coding sequence GTGGCAGGTCAATGCGGCAATTCTAGCAGGTGGAAGCGGTTTCTCTGGCCGGTTATCGGCCTGACCGCGATCTCGATCTCGTTCTGGCTGCTGACGAAAGAGCTCCGGGGCATGTCTTGGCATGTGCTCTGGCTGGATCTGCGGGCGATTCCCTCGCAGCATTGGCTGATGATCCTGATCTGCACGCTTGGCTGCTATCTGATCCTTGCGGCCTATGACGGGCTGGCGCTTCAGCATCTGCATAAAAAGGTCGGCTATCTCTTCATCGCGCTCTGTTCGCTGTCGAGCTACGCGCTTTCGCATACGCTCGGAGCCTCGGCCTTCACCGGCGCGGTGATCCGCTACCGCGCCTATTCGACCAAAGGGCTCAGTGCGGCCGAGGTGGGGGTCCTCGCCACCTTCTGCTCGCTCACCTTCGCGCTTGGGGTGATGATGCTTTTGGGCGCGCTTTACCTCTTGGTGCCTGCGCTCGACGACCGTTTCTCAACCCTGCTCTCTGGGCCGACCGTGCGCTGGATCGCCTTTGGCCTGCTGGCGCTGGTGATTTTTTACCTGATTGGCAGCGCCTTGAAGCTGCCCGATCTCATAATCCGCAACTTCCGCATCTCTTACCCCAGCCTGTCGATCGCGCTGAAGCAGGTGGTGGTGGCCCCGGTCGAGCTGTTTTTCGCAGGCGGCATCCTCTATTTCGCTTTGCCGGCTCTGGGCAACCCCGGCTATTTCGTGGTGCTGGGCGTCTTTGTCGTGGGCTTCACGCTGGCGCTTTTGTCCCACGCTCCGGGGGGAATCGGGGTCTTTGAGCTTGCGGTCATCACCGCTTTGCCTGAGTTTCCGCCAGAGACCGTGCTCGCCGCGCTGCTGGTCTTCCGGCTCTGCTACTTCCTGATTCCGTTGGCGATCGGCCTTCTGACCGTGGCTTATTTCGAGCATCAGCAGCTCAAAACCGTCGACGCGCAGCCAAACGATCCACCAACCCCCTGA
- a CDS encoding molybdopterin-dependent oxidoreductase has protein sequence MATGPTSPAQAQEDDHTPLEVILSVTGTDGVQHDFSEEEFNQLPQHQIVTNTTWTDTAQTFDGVLMRDLLAAVGDDKAAMQRHTVDTLALNDYRINIPIEDIYHYDAMVARKINGVPMSRRDKGPYWLVYPRDTYPELKDALYDYRWIWQLRSVIVK, from the coding sequence ATGGCGACGGGGCCAACAAGCCCGGCCCAGGCACAAGAGGATGACCACACCCCGCTGGAGGTCATTTTATCGGTAACCGGAACCGATGGCGTCCAGCACGACTTTTCGGAAGAAGAGTTCAACCAGCTGCCGCAACACCAGATCGTGACCAATACGACCTGGACCGACACTGCCCAGACCTTCGACGGGGTGCTGATGCGCGATTTGCTGGCCGCGGTTGGCGATGACAAAGCGGCGATGCAACGTCACACGGTCGATACGCTCGCGCTGAATGACTACCGCATCAATATCCCGATCGAGGATATCTATCACTACGACGCCATGGTCGCGCGCAAGATCAACGGCGTGCCGATGTCGCGGCGTGACAAGGGCCCCTATTGGCTCGTCTATCCGCGCGACACCTATCCCGAGCTGAAAGACGCGCTCTACGATTACCGCTGGATCTGGCAATTGCGCAGCGTCATCGTGAAATGA
- a CDS encoding response regulator transcription factor, whose translation MPAPERPVILCIEDEPHLLGELVEELTALGFDAHGTPHPREAEDQIARLRPDLIICDIMMPERSGFEVLDQLRQSPETGVLPFIFLTALSDRDSQIRARRLGANDYLVKPVDFDLLEAAVRAKLDYIDRLRAPPPPGPETGPPSVHLSRRETQVLRELGLGLKISDIALLLAISEHTVAQYVKSVYSKLNISSRAEAAREAVRRRLLD comes from the coding sequence ATGCCCGCGCCCGAACGCCCCGTCATCCTGTGTATCGAGGATGAGCCGCATCTGCTTGGCGAGCTGGTCGAAGAGCTGACGGCGCTGGGATTTGATGCCCATGGCACGCCTCACCCGCGCGAAGCTGAGGATCAAATCGCGCGACTGCGGCCCGATCTGATCATTTGCGATATTATGATGCCCGAGCGCAGTGGCTTCGAAGTGCTGGACCAGTTGCGCCAAAGCCCCGAAACCGGCGTGCTGCCCTTCATTTTCCTGACCGCGCTCAGCGATCGCGACAGCCAGATCCGCGCCCGCAGGCTGGGCGCGAATGACTATCTTGTCAAACCTGTCGATTTCGATCTGCTCGAGGCCGCTGTCCGCGCGAAACTCGATTACATCGACCGCCTGCGCGCGCCGCCGCCACCGGGACCAGAGACCGGCCCGCCCTCGGTTCATCTGTCGCGGCGCGAAACGCAGGTCCTGCGCGAGCTGGGGCTGGGGTTGAAGATTTCCGACATCGCGCTGCTGCTGGCGATCTCGGAACATACGGTCGCGCAATATGTGAAATCGGTCTATTCTAAGCTCAATATCTCGAGCCGGGCCGAGGCCGCGCGCGAAGCCGTCCGGCGCCGCCTGCTGGATTGA
- a CDS encoding alpha/beta hydrolase, protein MTGQKFMSEVSVLAILVGLLLAAASLTPSLIPRDMLFQGVLAGASTAVGYLCMRFFLALWRALEIPELGGRPARIALTILAIPVLATLVFCISQARMWQNSIRSRMGLPDLEATSTVKMLLVALAVFLVLFAIGLAVRGLFRILRDRLARYIPARSANVLGLLLSAVLLIVVTRDGVVNAALKVADQSYVAAQRLTDPATPAPAQSWKSGSAPSEIRWDMMGAPGRDFVESGPSRADIEAFNHRPAQEPLRIYVGLAEADHAQRRAEIALAEMIRVGAFERKILVVASPTGTGWMDPASYDVLEYMHDGDVATVAAQYSYLQSPLALIFETDSGLEQAEALMHVVYDHWARLPPDRRPKLYMHGISLGAWSSMYAFNVFQMMNEPIDGALWVGPPFPSTLWNQANSARDPGTPFVLPELDEGRVIRYASQFAKPLRSGKPWGRIHILFLQYASDPITFYAPSGFWRAPVWMHEPKAPDVSPLLSFTPLVTQLQLTVDLLFSTVPPPGFGHTYHAHDYIDAWAAVTEPAGWSEAAAAALKGHCGQGEMLGCANGS, encoded by the coding sequence GTGACAGGACAGAAATTCATGTCGGAGGTCTCGGTTCTGGCCATTCTGGTCGGGCTGCTTCTCGCGGCGGCCTCGCTGACGCCCTCGCTGATCCCGCGCGACATGCTGTTTCAGGGCGTGCTCGCGGGCGCATCGACTGCGGTCGGCTATCTTTGCATGCGCTTCTTTCTGGCGCTGTGGCGCGCGCTCGAGATCCCCGAGCTTGGCGGACGTCCGGCACGCATCGCGCTGACCATTCTCGCCATTCCGGTGCTGGCCACTCTGGTGTTTTGCATCTCGCAGGCGCGGATGTGGCAAAACAGCATCCGCTCGCGCATGGGGCTGCCTGATCTCGAGGCGACGAGCACGGTCAAGATGCTTCTGGTGGCGCTGGCGGTGTTTCTGGTGCTCTTCGCGATCGGTCTGGCGGTGCGCGGGCTGTTTCGCATCCTACGCGACCGGCTCGCGCGCTATATCCCGGCCCGCAGCGCCAATGTGCTTGGGCTCTTGCTGTCGGCGGTCTTGCTGATTGTCGTGACGCGCGACGGCGTGGTCAATGCCGCGCTGAAGGTCGCCGACCAATCCTATGTCGCGGCGCAGCGCCTGACCGATCCGGCGACCCCGGCCCCGGCGCAAAGCTGGAAATCCGGCTCGGCACCTTCCGAGATCCGCTGGGACATGATGGGCGCGCCGGGGCGGGATTTCGTCGAAAGCGGCCCCTCGCGCGCCGATATCGAGGCCTTCAACCACCGTCCCGCGCAAGAGCCTTTGCGGATCTATGTCGGTCTGGCCGAGGCCGATCATGCGCAGCGCCGCGCCGAGATCGCTTTGGCCGAGATGATCCGCGTCGGGGCGTTCGAGCGCAAGATCCTGGTGGTCGCGAGCCCGACCGGCACCGGCTGGATGGATCCGGCGAGCTATGATGTGCTGGAATATATGCATGACGGCGATGTCGCGACGGTGGCCGCGCAATATTCCTATCTGCAAAGCCCGCTCGCCCTGATTTTCGAGACCGATTCCGGGCTCGAACAGGCCGAGGCCCTGATGCATGTCGTCTATGACCATTGGGCGCGCCTGCCGCCCGACCGGCGGCCGAAGCTTTACATGCATGGGATCTCGCTTGGTGCCTGGTCGTCGATGTATGCGTTCAACGTCTTCCAGATGATGAACGAGCCGATCGACGGCGCGCTTTGGGTCGGCCCGCCCTTCCCCTCGACGTTGTGGAATCAGGCCAATTCGGCGCGCGATCCGGGCACGCCCTTCGTTCTGCCCGAGCTCGATGAGGGCCGCGTCATTCGCTATGCCAGCCAGTTCGCCAAGCCCCTGCGCTCGGGCAAGCCCTGGGGTCGGATCCATATCCTCTTCCTGCAATATGCCAGCGATCCGATCACCTTCTACGCGCCGAGCGGCTTCTGGCGCGCCCCGGTCTGGATGCATGAGCCGAAGGCGCCCGATGTCTCGCCGCTGCTGTCCTTCACGCCTCTGGTGACGCAGCTTCAGCTGACGGTCGATCTGCTGTTCAGCACCGTGCCGCCGCCCGGCTTTGGCCATACCTATCATGCCCATGACTATATTGACGCCTGGGCCGCGGTGACCGAGCCTGCGGGCTGGTCCGAGGCGGCGGCCGCGGCGCTCAAGGGGCATTGTGGTCAGGGAGAGATGCTGGGATGCGCAAACGGGTCCTGA